From a single Leishmania infantum JPCM5 genome chromosome 36 genomic region:
- a CDS encoding phosphatidylinositol-4-phosphate 5-kinase-like protein yields MGQVGGTATSGRGLTALQVAAALRVTAAARLKKAEAATLSSQAMHSTHCSLAEQSKAIKPEDCSAVQQLTVPSTDHKGKHVKVRVTEYAPEVFSFLRQLKGVTDPQFADEWSLPENRLKMEMGEGRSQAFFLKSKTMLFMCKTISVEEVRALLRVLRAYTLHITAHPSSLLMRFYMLLKVSVRNEEGYILCFNDVFGAASVLHEKWDIKGRVPKNGKHLHYPHLIRSGYEPDPHVTKTRKNPHVLANPAIDASQQHPGRESAVVVRGTEGAQGLPTLHDKDLTRLFWAPRTARKRLVEELLRDYDFLKNAGMMDYSLLIGVAYQDDKTRPPEKRYGIENTNVASSSGVAPVSTSAEVRPATLAQDNHPFGTRTTLTTFPEFANGVRSFDDQEVYYIGVIDVLTTYTLKKKGANFFKSLLWKQKTLSTIPPDRYAHRITSFTELIFPDVKEEANGG; encoded by the coding sequence ATGGGGCAAGTCGGCGGTACTGCGACGAGCGGCCGTGGCctcacggcgctgcaggtggccGCGGCGTTAAGggtgacggcagcagcgcggctgaAGAAGGCCGAAGCTGCCACTTTGTCCTCGCAGGCGATGCATAGTACTCACTGTAGCCTAGCTGAGCAATCCAAAGCGATCAAGCCAGAGGACTgcagcgcggtgcagcagctcaccgTGCCATCCACGGACCACAAGGGAAAGCACGTGAAGGTGCGCGTCACCGAGTATGCCCCGGAGGTGTTCTCCTTTCTTCGCCAGCTGAAGGGCGTGACAGACCCACAGTTCGCAGACGAGTGGTCGTTGCCGGAGAACCGCCTAAAGATGGAGATGGGTGAGGGCCGCTCTCAAGCGTTCTTCCTCAAATCAAAGACCATGCTGTTCATGTGCAAGACAATCTCAGTGGAGGAGGTCCGCGCTTTGCTTCGTGTGCTGCGTGCCTACACGCTACACATCACCGCCCACCCCAGCAGTCTCCTTATGCGCTTTTACATGCTTCTGAAGGTTTCGGTGCGGAACGAGGAGGGGTACATCTTGTGCTTCAACGACGTCttcggcgccgcctccgtgctGCACGAAAAGTGGGACATCAAGGGCCGCGTTCCAAAGAATGGCAAGCACCTCCACTACCCACACCTCATCCGCAGCGGCTACGAGCCCGATCCGCATGTCACGAAAACCCGTAAAAACCCCCACGTTCTTGCCAACCCAGCAATCGAtgcgtcgcagcagcaccccggCAGGGAGAGCGCGGTCGTGGTGCGGGGAACCGAGGGCGCGCAAGGACTGCCCACGCTGCACGACAAAGACCTCACGCGGCTCTTTTGGGCGCCACGCACCGCACGTAAGCGACTTGTGGAGGAACTGCTGCGCGACTATGACTTTCTCAAAAATGCGGGCATGATGGACTACTCTCTGCTCATCGGCGTCGCCTACCAGGATGACAAGACGCGACCGCCAGAGAAGCGGTACGGTATTGAGAACACGAATGTGGCATCCTCTTCCGGCGTCGCACCTGTATCGACGTCGGCCGAGGTGAGGCCCGCCACTCTTGCACAAGACAATCACCCGTTCGGCACGAGGACGACGCTAACAACGTTTCCAGAGTTTGCCAACGGCGTGCGCAGCTTTGACGATCAGGAGGTGTACTACATCGGCGTAATCGACGTTCTCACCACGTACACGTTGAAGAAAAAGGGTGCCAACTTCTTCAAGTCACTGCTGTGGAAGCAAAAAACGCTCTCCACCATCCCGCCCGACCGCTACGCGCACCGCATCACATCGTTCACCGAGTTGATCTTCCCGGAtgtgaaggaggaggcgaacggcGGGTAG
- the AAT28 gene encoding amino acid permease-like protein: MRAHRHTTACAGMVGGGDSNLNELSPMLPHGTWLRMSHSHAAFDTELNRSIGSNVRRANSVPVLTRRDRRLLTVSPMLFDRYYMAEGGGLISSAFNLASATCGAGVLALPYAMQHCGTVTGTLTLIFVCNLTIYSVFLLAKVSALTKLMSYEELAIDLVGPITEKVTAAIIVVFCWGVAVMYIVMMGDFIVPLFEAVGLSHKVHRRTAMVLFWALVMFPLSMARKVQTLRYASIVGTVSIFLLAGALVDRFAQDRREDANSTGLDPGRHTPPRAPLARWDSGMIGALTTFVFSYCCQPVAPRIYEELKDRSVKRMCVCTVCSMTAATVIYILTGVFGAMSFGDSVKPNVLVNFSNHLDSRPAQLAYFGIVVSLTMAFPMTIFPTRDSVVMAMGYHAEENPAPVWLSRTIAGLLALLALLIGIALPNIRVLFDVLGGVCGGSLSFLLPALFALRSGYWTTAEVGWRHMALTWLTLAFGVVVCGLGTYNSVKSNFF, encoded by the coding sequence ATGCGCGCCCACCGGCACACAACCGCCTGTGCAGGAATGGTGGGTGGAGGTGACTCGAACCTCAATGAGCTGAGCCCCATGCTACCGCATGGGACTTGGCTACGCATGTCGCACTCGCACGCCGCCTTTGACACCGAGTTGAACCGCTCCATCGGCAGCAACGTGCGGCGGGCAAACAGTGTTCCCGTGCTCACGCGGCGCGACCGACGCCTCCTGACTGTGTCGCCGATGTTATTCGATCGCTACTACATGGCTGAAGGCGGTGGTTTGATTTCGAGCGCGTTTAATCTTGCATCTGCCACATGTGGCGCCGGTGTGCTCGCGTTGCCGTATGCGATGCAGCACTGCGGAACCGTAACAGGCACCCTCACTCTCATTTTCGTCTGCAACCTTACCATCTACAGCGTGTTCCTCCTGGCGAAGGTTAGCGCGTTGACGAAGCTCATGTCATATGAGGAACTCGCCATCGATCTTGTCGGCCCCATCACAGAGAAAGTGACGGCCGCGATCATTGTCGTCTTCTGCTGGGGTGTGGCTGTAATGTACATTGTGATGATGGGTGACTTTATCGTGCCGCTCTTTGAAGCCGTTGGTCTGTCCCACAAGGTCcatcgccgcaccgccatgGTGCTCTTCTGGGCACTCGTTATGTTTCCTTTGTCGATGGCTCGCAAGGTCCAGACGCTGCGCTACGCCTCCATCGTCGGCACCGTATCCATCTTCCTGCTCGCCGGCGCCCTCGTGGATCGCTTTGCGCAGGACAGAAGAGAGGACGCAAACAGCACGGGGCTGGACCCCGGGAGGCATACTCCCccgcgtgcgccgctggcTCGCTGGGACTCCGGGATGATCGGTGCTCTCACCACGTTTGTGTTCAGCTACTGCTGCCAGCCGGTGGCACCAAGGATCTACGAGGAACTCAAAGACCGCTCAGTGAAgcggatgtgcgtgtgcacggtgTGCTCCATGACCGCGGCCACCGTCATTTACATTCTCACCGGCGTCTTTGGTGCCATGAGTTTCGGCGACTCGGTGAAGCCAAACGTGCTGGTGAACTTTTCGAACCACCTTGATTCTCGCCCAGCGCAACTTGCGTACTTCGGCATTGTTGTCTCCCTCACGATGGCGTTTCCCATGACGATCTTTCCAACGCGCGACTCGGTGGTCATGGCGATGGGCTACCATGCGGAGGAGAACCCCGCGCCGGTATGGCTGTCCAGAACCATCGCGGGCCTCCTCGccctgctggcgctgctcatTGGTATTGCTTTGCCGAACATCCGCGTCCTTTTCGACGTCCTCggcggcgtgtgcggcgggtccctctccttcttgcTCCCCGCTCTCTTCGCGCTGCGCTCCGGCTACTGGACGACGGCGGAGGTGGGGTGGCGACATATGGCGTTGACATGGCTGACGCTCGCGTTTGGCGTCGTGGTGTGCGGCTTGGGCACGTACAACTCCGTGAAATCGAATTTCTTTTAA